The Chaetodon auriga isolate fChaAug3 chromosome 3, fChaAug3.hap1, whole genome shotgun sequence genome has a window encoding:
- the hook1 gene encoding protein Hook homolog 1, with protein sequence MDENNTALTESLIIWLQTFNTPAPCSTVGELTTGAAISQALHQIDPAWFSDGWLSRIKTDVEDNLRLKLNNLKKILQMMVDYYNEVLAQEISDFPLPDLALVAEHSDPVQLGRLLQLVLGCAVRCERKQEYIQIIMTLEESVQHVVMTAIQELMSKETMAPFGAELSGDTEQQLKKALEDLTELLAEKEALAQRCQELDMQVTVLQEERNSLLAENDVLTDRANQLDTFDDPSTPSGRKHSQLQQQVEALQEENFRLEAAKDDYRIHCEELEKQLIEVQHRNDELTSLAEESRALKDELDVLRNCSDRVVMLEASVETYKRKLENLGDLKRQMKLLEENNMTYMHNTVSLEEELRKANAARAQLETYKRQVQELHRKLSEETRRADNLAFEMKKLEEKQETVMKEKERIIMERESLKEINEELRCTQAQQHQLSQAGMLPSGSPSHDNLAAELMPIEYREKFIRLQHENKMLRVQQEEFEREKIAALQTQLEEAHKTRSELDTDNRLSRERISELQQQVEDLQKALQSQAAKPDDSNLKRKLDAHMVQLNEAQDEIMKKKELLEDLQPDNTQTSLKLDELMAALKKKDDDMRAMEERYKMYLEKARNVIRALDPKLNPATAEIQALRNQLADRDKQILNLERQCEQARLREYEEKLIVTAWYNKSLNFQKLAIESRLGGCTSSVVSPAQSFLSQQRQVSNAPRRALSINVPATTSK encoded by the exons ATGGACGAAAATAACACGGCACTGACGGAGAGCCTCATAATATGG ctgCAGACCTTCAACACACCTGCACCCTGCAGCACGGTGGGAGAGCTGACCACTGGAGCGGCAATATCACAGGCACTGCATCAAAT AGACCCGGCCTGGTTCAGTGACGGATGGCTCAGTCGTATCAAAACAGATGTTGAGGATAACTTGAGACTGAAG TTGAACAACCTGAAGAAGATCCTTCAGATGATGGTGGATTATTATAATGAG GTCTTAGCACAGGAAATCTCAGACTTCCCCTTACCAGATCTGGCCCTTGTGGCAGAGCATTCAGACCCCGTGCAGCTGgggaggctgctgcagctcgtATTGGGCTGTGCTGTCAGATGTGAGCGTAAACAAG AATACATTCAGATCATCATGACCTTGGAGGAGTCTGTCCAACACGTTGTCATGACAGCCATCCAGGAG ctcatgaGTAAAGAGACCATGGCCCCGTTTGGAGCAGAGCTGTCAGGGGACACGGAACAGCAG CTAAAAAAGGCCCTTGAGGACCTCACTGAACTGCTAGCAGAGAAGGAAGCATTAGCCCAACGCTGCCAAGAGCTGGACATGCAG GTGACTGTTCTTCAAGAGGAACGGAACAGCTTATTGGCCGAGAATGACGTCCTAACAGACCGAGCCAATCAGCTGGACACATTCGACGACCCAAGCACGCCCtcagggagaaaacacagccagctgcagcaacaggtgGAGgcgctgcaggaggagaactTCAG GCTGGAGGCCGCAAAGGATGACTACCGGATCCACTGTGAAGAGCTGGAGAAGCAGCTGATCGAGGTTCAGCACCGTAATGACGAGCTCACCAGCCTGGCAGAAGAATCTCGAGCCCTTAAAGATGAACTGGACGTTTTgag GAACTGCTCCGATCGGGTGGTGATGCTGGAGGCCTCAGTGGAAACATACAAACGTAAACTGGAGAATCTTGGTGATCTGAAGCGGCAGatgaagctgctggaggagaataACATGACCTACATGCACAACACCGTTAGCCTGGAGGAGGAACTGCGCAAGGCCAACGCTGCCCGCGCACAGCTGGAGACGTACAAGAGACAG GTCCAGGAGCTGCACAGGAAGTTGTCTGAGGAGACGAGGAGAGCGGACAACCTGGCCTTTGAGAtgaagaagctggaggaaaagcaggagactgtgatgaaggagaaagag AGGATCATCATGGAGAGAGAGTCTCTGAAGGAGATCAACGAGGAGCTGCGATGCACTCAGGCTCAACAGCACCAGCTCTCTCAAGCAG GGATGCTTCCTTCTGGCAGCCCCAGCCACGACAACCTGGCAGCTGAATTAATGCCCATTGAGTACAG AGAAAAGTTCATCCGGCTGCAGCATGAGAACAAGATGCTGAGAGTGCAGCAGGAGGAGTTTGAGAGGGAGAAGATCGCTGCACTGCAGACGCAGCTGGAGGAAGCACACAAGACGCGCAGCGAGCTGGACACCGACAACAG ACTGAGTCGAGAGCGGatcagtgagctgcagcagcaagtCGAGGATCTCCAGAAGGCTCTGCAGAGTCAGGCGGCCAAACCTGATGAT TCAAACCTGAAGCGGAAACTGGATGCGCACAT GGTCCAGCTGAACGAGGCTCAGGATGAAatcatgaagaagaaagagctgctggaggaccTTCAGCCTGACAACACTCAAACTT CCTTGAAGCTGGATGAGCTGATGGCCGCTCTGAAGAAGAAAGATGATGACATGAGGGCCATGGAGGAGAGGTACAAAATGTACCTGGAGAAAGCTCGTAAT GTGATCCGAGCGCTGGACCCTAAGCTAAATCCAGCCACCGCTGAGATCCAGGCTCTGAGGAACCAGTTAGCAGATCGGGACAAGCAGATTCTCAACCTGGAG CGTCAATGTGAGCAGGCCAGACTGAGAGAGTATGAGGAGAAGCTGATCGTCACAGCGTGGTACAACAAG AGCCTGAACTTTCAGAAATTGGCGATTGAATCGCGTCTCGGTGGCTGCACCTCCTCCGTGGTGTCCCCCGCCCAGTCCTTCTTGTCCCAGCAGCGGCAGGTCTCGAACGCACCACGCCGGGCGCTTTCCATCAACGTGCCTGCCACTACCTCCAAGTAG
- the pfas gene encoding phosphoribosylformylglycinamidine synthase isoform X1: MAVVRFYSNEVVTGRALQRAAKLYPQLSITTELCYNVELTGCGSLHEEQKEVLLWLFRPPMQAEPLSEKPNLTEGSGEKLVEIGPRLNFSTAWSTNTVSICQSAGLANVTRVELSRRFLIKPKNGVSVKELDGDIKKLIECLYDSMTECIYQHPISSFSVDVKPQPVFEVDILGKGRAALERANDDLGLAFDSWDLDYYTSMFQRIKRNPTSVECFDLAQSNSEHSRHWFFRGRMEIDGQEQKETLFSLIMDTQRHSNQNNVIKFCDNSSGIKGMELECVYPKDPSQASPYETRHSLRHVIFTAETHNFPTGVAPFSGATTGTGGRIRDVQSAGQGGHVIAGTAGYCFGNLHIPGYDLPWESSGEGWEYPSSFAPPLQVAIEASDGASDYGNKFGEPVLSGFARSFGMRLPNGERREWIKPIMFSGGLGSIEDRHVKKEEAEAGMEVVKIGGPVYRIGVGGGAASSVEVQGDNSSDRDLGAVQRGDAEMEQKMNRALRACLERRGGNPICSIHDQGAGGNGNVLKELSEPAGAVIYCSRFKKGDPTLSVLELWGAEYQESNALLLRPSDRCFLERVCQREKCPVDFVGNITGDGKIVLVDDEGGSGDRADGGRRPVDLQLEWVLGKMPQKEFKMERLTPTHQPLALPAGLKVKDALDRVLRLPAVASKRYLTNKVDRSVTGLVAQQQCVGPLHTPLADVAVVALSPFSQEGAATAIGEQPIKGLVCPAAGARMAVGEALTNLVFARVTALKDVKCSGNWMWAAKLPGEGACLWEACKAMCEVMGQLGVAIDGGKDSLSMAARVGKETVKAPGALVISAYVVCPDITATVTPDLEDPDGKGVLLWVPLSPGRHRLGASALAQCYSQLGDCSPDLDQPELLTSCFNTTQSLIHDRLLSAGHDISDGGLISCLLEMAFAGNRGIDVDLSSQGAGVMELLFSEELGLVLEVSELDADAVCQRYSAAGVQCHRVGRTCAFGPEAMVSVRVDGQEVLKEPLPNLRALWEDTSFQLERLQANEICVKQEEEGLAKRTQPYFKLTFDPSEMPTVSQLAAGQPRVAVVREEGSNGDREMSVSLYMAGFEVWDVTMQDLCSGSLTLESFKAVVFVGGFSYADVLGSAKGWAATVTYNPKAKAEFDRFRRRDDTLSLGVCNGCQLLALLGWVGEGEDGADTEVVLTHNKSGRFESRFVSVGIQESPSVWLRGMEGSALGVWVAHGEGLMQFRSAQVQDQIISGGLAPIRFLDDQGHPTEEYPLNPNGSPLGIAGLCSRDGRHLAMMPHPERCTLGWQWPWAPRDLRASLTPSPWLRMFKNAAAWCSNAQ, from the exons ATGGCTGTAGTGAGGTTCTACAGTAATGAAGTCGTGACTGGGCGAGCCTTGCAGAGGGCAGCCAAGCTCTACCCCCAGCTGTCAATCACCACGGAGCTGTGCTACAATGTGGAGCTGACAG gatgCGGGAGTCTCCatgaggagcagaaggaggtTCTCCTCTGGCTGTTTCGCCCTCCCATGCAGGCAGAGCCGCTGTCTGAGAAACCAAACCTCACAGAGGGCAGCGGGGAGAAGCTGGTGGAGATCGGGCCGAG GTTGAACTTCTCCACCGCCTGGTCCACCAACACCGTGTCCATCTGCCAGAGCGCCGGCCTCGCTAACGTCACGCGGGTTGAGCTGTCTCGCAGGTTTCTAATCAag CCAAAGAATGGAGTGAGCGTGAAGGAGCTCGATGGAGACATAAAGAAGCTGATTGAGTGTCTTTATGACAGTATGACAGAATGCATCTATCAACATCCCATCAGCTCCTTCAGTGTGGACGTCAAACCGCAGCCGGTGTTTGAGGTGGACATCCTGGGGAAGGGTCGCGCAGCCTTGGAGAGGGCAAACGACGATCTGG GTCTGGCCTTTGACTCCTGGGATCTGGACTACTACACATCAATGTTCCAGAGGATTAAGAGGAACCCCACCAGTGTGGAGTGTTTTGACCTGGCCCAGTCCAACAG CGAGCACAGTCGTCACTGGTTCTTCCGGGGGCGGATGGAGATCGACGGGCAGGAGCAGAAGGAGACTCTCTTCAGTCTTATAATGGACACCCAGCGACACAGCAACCAGAACAACGTCATCAAGTTCTGTGACAACAGCAG tggtATCAAAGGGATGGAGCTGGAGTGTGTTTATCCAAAAGATCCTTCCCAAGCCAGCCCGTATGAGACCCGGCACTCGCTGAGACATGTCATCTTCACCGCGGAGACGCACAACTTCCCGACAG GTGTAGCTCCATTCAGCGGGGCCACCACAGGGACTGGAGGTCGTATCAGAGATGTCCAGAGTGCTGGACAGGGCGGCCACGTCATCGCCGGCACTGCAGGGTACTGCTTCGGCAACCTGCACATACCAG GTTATGACCTCCCCTGGGAGTCTTCGGGGGAGGGCTGGGAGTATCCGTCCAGCTTTGCTCCTCCGCTGCAGGTGGCAATCGAGGCCAGCGACGGAGCCTCGGACTACGGCAACAAGTTTGGAGAACCTGTCCTGTCAG GTTTTGCTCGTTCTTTCGGCATGCGGCTGCCTAATGGAGAGCGGCGAGAGTGGATTAAGCCCATCATGTTCAGCGGTGGTCTCGGTTCCATTGAAGATAGACATGTaaagaaagaagaggcagaggctG GAATGGAAGTGGTGAAGATCGGAGGGCCGGTGTACAGAATCGGCGTGGGAGGAGGAGCGGCCTCCTCTGTGGAA GTCCAGGGGGACAACTCCAGCGACAGGGATCTGGGTGCAGTGCAGAGGGGGGACGCCGAGATGGAGCAGAAGATGAATCGTGCTCTCAGGGCGTGTTTGGAAAGACGAGGCGGAAACCCGATCTGCAGTATACATGATCAGGGGGCGGGAGGAAACG GTAATGTGCTTAAGGAGCTCAGTGAGCCGGCCGGAGCCGTAATCTACTGCAGCAGATTCAAG AAAGGTGACCCCACCCTGAGTGTGCTGGAGCTGTGGGGGGCAGAGTATCAGGAGAGCAATGCCCTGCTGCTCCGTCCATCAGACAGGTGCTTCCTGGAGAGGGTGTGTCAGAGGGAGAAGTGCCCTGTCGACTTTGTTGGAAACATCACCGGAGACGGAAAG ATCGTGCTGGTGGATGACGAGGGAGGCAGCGGTGATCGAGCAGACGGGGGGCGCCGTCCCGTCGACCTGCAGCTGGAGTGGGTCCTGGGGAAGATGCCGCAGAAGGAGTTTAAGATGGAGCGTCTGACCCCGACCCATCAGCCTCTGGCTCTTCCTGCCGGGCTGAAAGTCAAAGATGCTCTGGACAGAGTTCTACGTTTGCCCGCCGTGGCGTCCAAACGCTACCTGACcaacaag GTGGACCGGTCTGTGACTGGGTTGGTTGCCCAGCAGCAATGCGTCGGCCCTCTTCACACCCCATTGGCCGACGTGGCTGTTGTCGCTCTGTCGCCGTTCAGCCAGGAGGGGGCAGCCACCGCCATCGGGGAGCAGCCAATCAAAGGCCTGGTCTGTCCTGCAGCCGGGGCTCGCATGGCTGTCGGAGAGGCTCTGACCAATCTGGTGTTTGCCAGAGTCACAGCTCTGAAG gatgtgAAGTGTAGTGGGAACTGGATGTGGGCTGCCAAGCTGCCCGGTGAGGGGGCCTGTCTGTGGGAGGCCTGCAAAGCCATGTGTGAGGTCATGGGTCAGCTGGGAGTGGCCATCGATGGGGGCAAGGACTCTCTGAGTATGGCCGCTAGAGTCGGGAAAGAGACGGTCAAAGCTCCAG GTGCTCTGGTTATTTCGGCATACGTGGTTTGTCCTGACATTACAGCCACCGTGACGCCCGACCTCGAGGATCCAGATGGCAAAG gCGTGTTGTTGTGGGTTCCTCTCAGTCCAGGCCGTCATCGCCTGGGAGCCTCTGCCCTGGCTCAGTGCTACAGCCAGCTGGGAGACTGCTCTCCTGACCTGGACCAGCCAGAACTGTTGACCTCCTGCTTCAACACCACACAGTCACTCATACACG atCGTCTGCTGAGTGCAGGACATGACATCAGCGATGGAGGCCTCATTTCCTGCTTGCTGGAGATGGCGTTTGCAGGAAACCGGGGGATTGATGTTGACTTGTCGTCGCAAGGAGCCGGAG TCATGGAGCTGCTGTTCAGCGAGGAGCTGGGTTTGGTTCTGGAGGTTTCAGAGCTCGACGCAGACGCGGTTTGTCAGAGATACAGCGCCGCAGGCGTGCAGTGCCATCGTGTCGGCAGAACCTGCGCCTTCGGACCAGAGGCCATG GTCAGCGTTCGTGTGGATGGACAGGAAGTACTGAAAGAGCCGCTGCCTAACCTCAGAGCATTATGGGAGGACACCAGTTTCCAGCTGGAGCGCCTCCAGGCCAATGAGATCTGTGttaaacaggaagaggaaggactTGCCAAGAGGACGCAGCCCTACTTCaaactgacctttgacccctctgAAATGCCCACCGTCAGCCAGCTGG ctgcagggCAGCCTCGTGTAGCTGTGGTCCGGGAAGAGGGCAGTAACGGAGACCGAGagatgtctgtctctctctacaTGGCCGGCTTTGAG GTGTGGGATGTCACCATGCAGGACCTGTGCTCTGGCTCGCTCACGCTGGAGTCCTTCAAAGCAGTCGTGTTTGTCGGCGGGTTCAGCTACGCGGACGTCCTGGGATCAGCGAAAG GTTGGGCTGCTACTGTTACATATAACCCCAAAGCCAAGGCTGAGTTCGATCGCTTCCGGCGTCGGGACGACACACTGAGTCTGGGTGTGTGTAACGGCTGCCAGCTGCTCGCCTTGCTGGGCTGGGTGGGAGAGGGCGAGGATGGAGCAG ACACTGAAGTGGTGCTGACCCATAATAAGTCCGGCAGGTTTGAGTCTCGGTTCGTCAGCGTCGGGATCCAGGAGTCCCCGTCCGTCTGGCTCAGAGGCATGGAGGGCTCTGCGCTGGGAGTCTGGGTCGCACACGGAGAAG GTCTGATGCAATTCCGTAGCGCCCAGGTGCAGGACCAAATTATTTCTGGTGGGCTCGCCCCCATCCGTTTCCTTGACGACCAGGGTCACCCCACTGAGGAGTACCCTCTGAACCCTAATGGCTCCCCGCTCGGCATAGCGGGGCTCTGCTCCAGGGACGGGAGGCACCTGGCCATGATGCCGCACCCGGAGCGCTGCACCCTGGGCTGGCAGTGGCCCTGGGCCCCGAGGGACCTCAGAGCTTCTCTCACACCTTCACCCTGGCTGCGCATGTTCAAGAACGCAGCTGCCTGGTGCAGCAATGCGCAGTGA
- the pfas gene encoding phosphoribosylformylglycinamidine synthase isoform X2: MFQRIKRNPTSVECFDLAQSNSEHSRHWFFRGRMEIDGQEQKETLFSLIMDTQRHSNQNNVIKFCDNSSGIKGMELECVYPKDPSQASPYETRHSLRHVIFTAETHNFPTGVAPFSGATTGTGGRIRDVQSAGQGGHVIAGTAGYCFGNLHIPGYDLPWESSGEGWEYPSSFAPPLQVAIEASDGASDYGNKFGEPVLSGFARSFGMRLPNGERREWIKPIMFSGGLGSIEDRHVKKEEAEAGMEVVKIGGPVYRIGVGGGAASSVEVQGDNSSDRDLGAVQRGDAEMEQKMNRALRACLERRGGNPICSIHDQGAGGNGNVLKELSEPAGAVIYCSRFKKGDPTLSVLELWGAEYQESNALLLRPSDRCFLERVCQREKCPVDFVGNITGDGKIVLVDDEGGSGDRADGGRRPVDLQLEWVLGKMPQKEFKMERLTPTHQPLALPAGLKVKDALDRVLRLPAVASKRYLTNKVDRSVTGLVAQQQCVGPLHTPLADVAVVALSPFSQEGAATAIGEQPIKGLVCPAAGARMAVGEALTNLVFARVTALKDVKCSGNWMWAAKLPGEGACLWEACKAMCEVMGQLGVAIDGGKDSLSMAARVGKETVKAPGALVISAYVVCPDITATVTPDLEDPDGKGVLLWVPLSPGRHRLGASALAQCYSQLGDCSPDLDQPELLTSCFNTTQSLIHDRLLSAGHDISDGGLISCLLEMAFAGNRGIDVDLSSQGAGVMELLFSEELGLVLEVSELDADAVCQRYSAAGVQCHRVGRTCAFGPEAMVSVRVDGQEVLKEPLPNLRALWEDTSFQLERLQANEICVKQEEEGLAKRTQPYFKLTFDPSEMPTVSQLAAGQPRVAVVREEGSNGDREMSVSLYMAGFEVWDVTMQDLCSGSLTLESFKAVVFVGGFSYADVLGSAKGWAATVTYNPKAKAEFDRFRRRDDTLSLGVCNGCQLLALLGWVGEGEDGADTEVVLTHNKSGRFESRFVSVGIQESPSVWLRGMEGSALGVWVAHGEGLMQFRSAQVQDQIISGGLAPIRFLDDQGHPTEEYPLNPNGSPLGIAGLCSRDGRHLAMMPHPERCTLGWQWPWAPRDLRASLTPSPWLRMFKNAAAWCSNAQ; encoded by the exons ATGTTCCAGAGGATTAAGAGGAACCCCACCAGTGTGGAGTGTTTTGACCTGGCCCAGTCCAACAG CGAGCACAGTCGTCACTGGTTCTTCCGGGGGCGGATGGAGATCGACGGGCAGGAGCAGAAGGAGACTCTCTTCAGTCTTATAATGGACACCCAGCGACACAGCAACCAGAACAACGTCATCAAGTTCTGTGACAACAGCAG tggtATCAAAGGGATGGAGCTGGAGTGTGTTTATCCAAAAGATCCTTCCCAAGCCAGCCCGTATGAGACCCGGCACTCGCTGAGACATGTCATCTTCACCGCGGAGACGCACAACTTCCCGACAG GTGTAGCTCCATTCAGCGGGGCCACCACAGGGACTGGAGGTCGTATCAGAGATGTCCAGAGTGCTGGACAGGGCGGCCACGTCATCGCCGGCACTGCAGGGTACTGCTTCGGCAACCTGCACATACCAG GTTATGACCTCCCCTGGGAGTCTTCGGGGGAGGGCTGGGAGTATCCGTCCAGCTTTGCTCCTCCGCTGCAGGTGGCAATCGAGGCCAGCGACGGAGCCTCGGACTACGGCAACAAGTTTGGAGAACCTGTCCTGTCAG GTTTTGCTCGTTCTTTCGGCATGCGGCTGCCTAATGGAGAGCGGCGAGAGTGGATTAAGCCCATCATGTTCAGCGGTGGTCTCGGTTCCATTGAAGATAGACATGTaaagaaagaagaggcagaggctG GAATGGAAGTGGTGAAGATCGGAGGGCCGGTGTACAGAATCGGCGTGGGAGGAGGAGCGGCCTCCTCTGTGGAA GTCCAGGGGGACAACTCCAGCGACAGGGATCTGGGTGCAGTGCAGAGGGGGGACGCCGAGATGGAGCAGAAGATGAATCGTGCTCTCAGGGCGTGTTTGGAAAGACGAGGCGGAAACCCGATCTGCAGTATACATGATCAGGGGGCGGGAGGAAACG GTAATGTGCTTAAGGAGCTCAGTGAGCCGGCCGGAGCCGTAATCTACTGCAGCAGATTCAAG AAAGGTGACCCCACCCTGAGTGTGCTGGAGCTGTGGGGGGCAGAGTATCAGGAGAGCAATGCCCTGCTGCTCCGTCCATCAGACAGGTGCTTCCTGGAGAGGGTGTGTCAGAGGGAGAAGTGCCCTGTCGACTTTGTTGGAAACATCACCGGAGACGGAAAG ATCGTGCTGGTGGATGACGAGGGAGGCAGCGGTGATCGAGCAGACGGGGGGCGCCGTCCCGTCGACCTGCAGCTGGAGTGGGTCCTGGGGAAGATGCCGCAGAAGGAGTTTAAGATGGAGCGTCTGACCCCGACCCATCAGCCTCTGGCTCTTCCTGCCGGGCTGAAAGTCAAAGATGCTCTGGACAGAGTTCTACGTTTGCCCGCCGTGGCGTCCAAACGCTACCTGACcaacaag GTGGACCGGTCTGTGACTGGGTTGGTTGCCCAGCAGCAATGCGTCGGCCCTCTTCACACCCCATTGGCCGACGTGGCTGTTGTCGCTCTGTCGCCGTTCAGCCAGGAGGGGGCAGCCACCGCCATCGGGGAGCAGCCAATCAAAGGCCTGGTCTGTCCTGCAGCCGGGGCTCGCATGGCTGTCGGAGAGGCTCTGACCAATCTGGTGTTTGCCAGAGTCACAGCTCTGAAG gatgtgAAGTGTAGTGGGAACTGGATGTGGGCTGCCAAGCTGCCCGGTGAGGGGGCCTGTCTGTGGGAGGCCTGCAAAGCCATGTGTGAGGTCATGGGTCAGCTGGGAGTGGCCATCGATGGGGGCAAGGACTCTCTGAGTATGGCCGCTAGAGTCGGGAAAGAGACGGTCAAAGCTCCAG GTGCTCTGGTTATTTCGGCATACGTGGTTTGTCCTGACATTACAGCCACCGTGACGCCCGACCTCGAGGATCCAGATGGCAAAG gCGTGTTGTTGTGGGTTCCTCTCAGTCCAGGCCGTCATCGCCTGGGAGCCTCTGCCCTGGCTCAGTGCTACAGCCAGCTGGGAGACTGCTCTCCTGACCTGGACCAGCCAGAACTGTTGACCTCCTGCTTCAACACCACACAGTCACTCATACACG atCGTCTGCTGAGTGCAGGACATGACATCAGCGATGGAGGCCTCATTTCCTGCTTGCTGGAGATGGCGTTTGCAGGAAACCGGGGGATTGATGTTGACTTGTCGTCGCAAGGAGCCGGAG TCATGGAGCTGCTGTTCAGCGAGGAGCTGGGTTTGGTTCTGGAGGTTTCAGAGCTCGACGCAGACGCGGTTTGTCAGAGATACAGCGCCGCAGGCGTGCAGTGCCATCGTGTCGGCAGAACCTGCGCCTTCGGACCAGAGGCCATG GTCAGCGTTCGTGTGGATGGACAGGAAGTACTGAAAGAGCCGCTGCCTAACCTCAGAGCATTATGGGAGGACACCAGTTTCCAGCTGGAGCGCCTCCAGGCCAATGAGATCTGTGttaaacaggaagaggaaggactTGCCAAGAGGACGCAGCCCTACTTCaaactgacctttgacccctctgAAATGCCCACCGTCAGCCAGCTGG ctgcagggCAGCCTCGTGTAGCTGTGGTCCGGGAAGAGGGCAGTAACGGAGACCGAGagatgtctgtctctctctacaTGGCCGGCTTTGAG GTGTGGGATGTCACCATGCAGGACCTGTGCTCTGGCTCGCTCACGCTGGAGTCCTTCAAAGCAGTCGTGTTTGTCGGCGGGTTCAGCTACGCGGACGTCCTGGGATCAGCGAAAG GTTGGGCTGCTACTGTTACATATAACCCCAAAGCCAAGGCTGAGTTCGATCGCTTCCGGCGTCGGGACGACACACTGAGTCTGGGTGTGTGTAACGGCTGCCAGCTGCTCGCCTTGCTGGGCTGGGTGGGAGAGGGCGAGGATGGAGCAG ACACTGAAGTGGTGCTGACCCATAATAAGTCCGGCAGGTTTGAGTCTCGGTTCGTCAGCGTCGGGATCCAGGAGTCCCCGTCCGTCTGGCTCAGAGGCATGGAGGGCTCTGCGCTGGGAGTCTGGGTCGCACACGGAGAAG GTCTGATGCAATTCCGTAGCGCCCAGGTGCAGGACCAAATTATTTCTGGTGGGCTCGCCCCCATCCGTTTCCTTGACGACCAGGGTCACCCCACTGAGGAGTACCCTCTGAACCCTAATGGCTCCCCGCTCGGCATAGCGGGGCTCTGCTCCAGGGACGGGAGGCACCTGGCCATGATGCCGCACCCGGAGCGCTGCACCCTGGGCTGGCAGTGGCCCTGGGCCCCGAGGGACCTCAGAGCTTCTCTCACACCTTCACCCTGGCTGCGCATGTTCAAGAACGCAGCTGCCTGGTGCAGCAATGCGCAGTGA
- the LOC143318700 gene encoding E3 ubiquitin-protein ligase RNF170, translated as MHPYHSSQSRVEQESPGHSHLGSPRSVACTPEPSASPYTSCHKESTQSCPSTGRDCLCPVCLQTASFPVQTNCGHLFCGPCLIAYWRHGSWLDAISCPLCRQKVSVLCNLFNESRSDRQSKEVLGEITDYNKRYSGAPRRVTDYLYDTPLLLQLVARGLGTMGGLVWLFFFRVALCCVGTVVSISSPPLEPVSSSAAPLETDPSLCGLLGVLDDLVVVVLLLICVININQQMAPEREGRSANATNSQGVMGSSL; from the exons ATGCACCCGTACCACAGCTCTCAGTCCAG AGTGGAGCAAGAGTCACCGGGTCACAGTCACCTCGGGTCACCCAGATCTGTGGCATGCACCCCCGAGCCGTCAGCATCACCGTACACAAGCTGCCATAAG GAATCTACACAGTCGTGTCCGTCCACGGGCAGAGACTGCCTCTGTCCCGTCTGCCTGCAGACAGCCAGCTTCCCAGTCCAGACCAACTGTGGCCATTTGTTCTGCG GTCCCTGTCTGATCGCGTACTGGAGACACGGGTCCTGGCTGGACGCCATCAGCTGCCCTCTCTGCAGACAGAAG GTCAGCGTGCTGTGCAATCTATTTAACGAGAGTCGATCAGACCGTCAGTCGAAGGAGGTGCTGGGAGAAATCACTGACTACAACAAACGTTATTCCGGAGCCCCGCGAAGG GTGACGGACTACCTGTATGACACCCCCCTTCTCCTGCAGTTAGTGGCCCGAGGCCTGGGCACCATGGGAGGACTcgtgtggctgtttttcttcagggTGGCCCTGTGCTGCGTGGGAACCGTGGTGTccatctcctcccctcctctggaGCCTGTCTCCTCCTCGGCAGCCCCCCTGGAAACAGACCCATCCCTCTGCGGACTGCTGGGGGTCCTGGATGACCTGGTGGTGGTCGTCCTACTCCTCATCTGCGTTATCAACATCAACCAGCAAATGGCGCCAGAGAGGGAAGGACGCTCTGCAAATGCAACAAACTCTCAAGGAGTGATGGGGAGTTCGCTGTAG